GGATTTTTTGTTTCCAAATTTATGAACCGGATGATCCGTTAATCAATCAACGATCCTTATGCTTCAAGTTTATTTAGTCGGAGTTACTTGATTGTTCTCTCTGTTCACATCAGCCATAAGATTTTTTGGGTCTATTTTTACTTCTACAGCCTTTTTTTCGGTCTCAAATATATACGTTTCATTTACCCAGGCCCAGCTTTCCAGAACTTTAGCTTTGGTAGGTTTATGGCCATACATCTTGCGTAAAGGAATATTAAAATCCTCTGTGGTACCATCTTCATATACAACATGTACGTCCAGTGGCATGGGCATAGAACCGGTTCTTTTTAAGGTAATGCTGTTCCCGTCAACCCCATCAACTTCATAATCGATCACCTTTGTTGAATTGATCCAGTAATTCATATACCATTCCAGCTGAATGCCAGAAACTTTTTCAGCAGTTCGTTTAAAATCGGTTGGAGTAGGGTGCGTGAATTTATAGTCCTCATAATACCTGAGAAGTGTCTTGTCCAAATTGTCCTTTCCAATGATATAACCCAATTGAGAAAGAAAAACACTTCCTTTACTATAGGCCGAAATACTATACACAAAATTGGAATCAAAGTGATCGGCAAGAGTGGTTAAGGGTTCCTGTTTACCGCTTTTTACCAGATAAAAGTAACCGTTATATGAATTTGAATTAGGCAGTTCTTTTTTCTGATCCATAACCTCGTTCATGCATGAGGCTGAAATATATTGAGTAAATCCTTCATCCATCCAATAATACTTTAATTCATTTGTAGCCAGTAAGAATTGAAACCAGCTATGTGCAAATTCATGAGCCGTTGTCCCAACAAGGCTTCCAAAGTTTTTTCCTCCTGCGATCAAGGTGCACATCGCATATTCCATACCTCCATCTCCTCCTTGAATGACGGAGTATTGTTTGTATGGATATGTTCCGATGTGTTTGTTAAAATAACTTAGGATCTTCTGTGTTTTTTCAGGAAGTTTTTTCCAGTTTTCCACAACTTCGGGTTTGTCATTTTTATAGAAAAAATGAAGTTCCACCTCATTCTCTCCCATAACTTTTTCATGAATGTAATCCGGGTCAGCCGCCCAGGTAAAATCATGAACCCTGGGAGCTACAAAGTGCCAGCTGAGCTTTTTACCCTTGGGAAGATTTAATTTTTTAGAAGGATCTTCATAACCATGACCCACTTCCTGAGGATTTTGTAAATAACCTGTCCCTCCAATAATGTAGTCCCTGTCAATATGTATGGTTACATCAAAATCACCCCATACTCCATGAAATTCACGAGCTATGTACTGGTCCAGCTGCCAGCCGTCTACATCATACTCCGCAAGTTTAGGATACCATTGAGCCATACTCAAGGCCACTCCATCCTGATTGTTTCTGCCAGCCCTTCTTATATGGACCGGTACCTGGCCATCGAACTCCATCTCAAGGGTGGTTTTTGATCCCGGTTGAAGAGGCTGGTTCAAGTTTACAATTAGAATTGTACCTGAAACTTCATAATCAACCTCTTTACCATCCTGCAACAGCGATTGTATTTTTTGATACCCTATCTCATCGGGCCCTAAAGAGGCAATTCTACTCTTGTAATCCGGATTCTCCCTGGTGCCTTCATTGATGGACATTCTTGAATCAGGATCAGGAATGCTTTGTAAGCGGATGTCCATATCACTGCCAGGTTGAAAGGCATTGAATTGAAGGTGATAAAAAACCTTATGTAATTCATCCGGAGAATTATTCGTGTAGATCAGCTTTTGCTTTCCTTTAAACTGGAATTTTTCAGCATCAACATCGATGTCCATGGTATAATCAGCATGCTGTTGCCAGTAATGTTCTCTCTGGCCAAATGCATTTGTCAAAAAAAGAATTGTGAAAAATAGAAGAATTTGTTTTTTCATTGCTAATGGGTACTTATAAGAAAGCTACAAAAGATCGGAGGTCATTTGTAGCTTTCAAGTTTGAATTAAGTGTTATTTATTTGTTTCCATTCACCATGGAATCTGCCATTTTTAAAGCGTTATAGGCATTTAAAACTCTTCCTGAGACAGACAGGTCACTAAAGGGAACCGTTTTTCCTTCTCCGCCCGGCAGTTTTACTTCCAGGTCAACCTTGGTTCCTGAATTCATCAAGATGTGTTTTACCTGGCTCGCTGAAAGCTCAGGATAGTAAGATCGAATCAAACATGCGACACCTGCAACTTCAGGAGCTGCCATTGAGGTTCCCTGAATTGATTTGTATTCATTTTTAGGTATGGTAGAGTAGATCTCATATCCAGGAGCGAACAGATCCACATTCAATTTTCCATAATTGGAAAAGGAAGCAACAAGGTCTTCATTGTAATTTCTTGTCATTGCTCCAATTGTGATCACATTATCAGTAATTTCTTTTACTTTGTCAGGAGCATCTGTTGGAAAGTTATCACTCTTGTCAATATTCTTGTGGTCATTACCGGCAGCATGCACCAACAAGACATCTTTACTCTCTGAATATTTAATAGCATCGTATACCCATTCCGCATTAGGAGAATAGCTTTTTCCAAAACTCATATTAATGACTTTCGCTCCGTTGTCAACGGCATATCGGATGGCTAGAGCTACATCCTTGTCGTATTCATCGCCATCAGGAACTCCCCTTACCGATAATAACTTTACGTTTTTAGCAACCCCATTCATCCCAACACCATTATTTCTTGTTGCCATCGCAATTCCGGTTACGTGGGTTCCATGCATCTCATCATCAAGTGAACCTACCGTAAAGGCATTTCCATAAGGTACGTCCTTGATGTCATAGGGATCGTCTCCGGTAGCTGTTCTTCCGTCGAAATCCGGGTTGTACATGGTATTAACCTGTGCGCCGTAATATTCGATTCCTCCATCAAGTTGTTCATTTGCTTCCTCAACCGTTGAACCATTTCCTAATACTCTCATCAAAAAAGGATCACGCTCTGCTTCATCAAGACTATTCAAATCAGCAATAGTGTAAGTTTCTTTACCAAGTTTGGCAATAGTCGCTTTATCAGCATCATTCAAATAGACTTTCATCTGTTTGTACCGGTCATGATTCTCATTGGCCTCTTTAATTCTTTTTTCATAGTCTTTTTTAACTTTCTGATAATAGTTAAAGCCGTCCATTTCAGAGGCATTCATGTCGTCTCTTGTTTTACCTTCGTATTTGGCCCCAAGCATTTTGTAAATACGTGTGACCTCCAATTGTTCAGGGGTAGCTTCCCCTTTTCCTCCAAGAAAATTCCAGCCGTGGATATCATCTATATAACCGTTGTTATCATCATCTTTTCCATTACCGGCAATTTCATCAGTATTGGTCCAGATATTATCTTTAAGATCTTCGTGATCTTTGTCAATTCCGGAATCGATTACGCCTAAAATGACCGTTGTGCCTTTTTTGTTACTTAAAAATTCATACGCTTTATCAAGACTCATTCCAGGAATAGAATCGGTCATTAAATCGGCATGCGGCCATGCTTTGATTTCATCATCAGACATAGCTCCTTTTTTTGCAGGTATGGTTACCGCAACTGCAGAACCTTCAGGAACTGCAACACTGTGAAGGTTTTTTGTCGAACTACATCCAGAAAGAACGATGGCTAAACCTAAGCCCAAAAACAATCTATTATTCATCATTTCAAATTTGAGTTTTATCAATTAAATATATCCTTGAATCGGAAGGTCTGATCTAGTCGAACCCCTTTTTCAGTGTGTTTCAAAGTACAAATTTCATTTTCTGCGTCATGTTCCAAAAACAGGTAATAGCCTTCATCAGCTGCCTTGTTCAGGAACTTTGCCTTTTCATTCATGGTGATCAATGGACGTACGTCATAACTCATGACATAAGGCAACGGAATATGACCCACAGTAGGCAACAGATCAGCCATGAAAACCAATTTTTTTCCCTGATAGTCAATATGAGGTATCATTTGTTTCTCAGTATGACCATCCGCAAAAAGGATGTCAAATCCAAGCGGCCCTGATTTTAAAAGCTCTTTTTCGGCCAGGGGAACAAAATTCAACTGCCCGCTTTCTTCAATGGGATTAATATTCTCTTTGAGAAAAGAGGCCTTTTCTCTGGGGTTTGGTTTTACCGCCCAGTCCCAGTGGTTCTTATTGCTCCAATATCTGGCGTTTTTAAATGCCGGTTCATAACCTGTACGATCCTTGTTCCACCTTATGCTTCCTCCACAGTGGTCAAAATGCAAATGGGTAAGAAATACATCCGTTATTTCATCCCTGTGAAACCCCAGTTTTTTCAAGGAGCTGTCCAGGTCCTCTTCTCCGAAGGGAAAGTAATAGCCAAAGAATTTTTCGCTTTGCTTATCACCTGTTCCGTTATCAATTAGGATAAGCCGGTTACCATCTTCAATCAACATGCAGCGAAGGCTCATATCGATTAAGTTATTGTTGTCAGCGGGATTGGTTTTTTGCCATATCACCTTGGGAACAACACCAAACATTGCGCCTCCGTCTAATTTGAAATTTCCGGTTTCAATCGGGTAAATCTGCATGAGCAATTTATAAGAATTGCAAATATGCAAAAAAAAGGGGTAAGTAATTGTTAAATAAATAAAAAAACCTCATTCCAAATGCTCTAGAAACGAGGTTTTAAGAGGCGTCAAGCGGATTCGAACCGCTGTACGAGCTTTTGCAGAGCCCTGCCTAGCCACTCGGCCATGACGCCAAAAACGGATGCAAATTTAATTAAAAAAATGTTGATTGCAATAGTATTAATACTTTATTGTTTCTTTTCGAGAACAAAAACATTCGAGGTATTTCTTATTTGATGCCTTCCACTTCCAATTTTCCAATTGTTAATGTTAAAACGGGTTACGAACTGCGCTTCAAACATAACATCCAAAGAATCCGGTATAGAGTCATAGGTCATAAAAGTAAATTTTCTATCTTCCGGGAGGTCCTTTAATATCCTGACTCTTTTAATCGGTTCGCCCAGGTCATAAATGAGTTCGGGAGGCAGTATGGAATCCATGGAATAGATATCAAGATTACGAGTCTCTTGAATTTTTCGAATATTCGAGGCACTTTGATATTCCTCATTGTTATAGGTCAACTCAACAAGTGGAAATGCGAATAGTATGATAGAGCAAATGAAGAAAATTATGCCGTAAAAACAATATTCATATTTAGCGGACCTTAACCATTTTAGAATCAATATTCCCAGGGTAAACAAACTTACCGAAGTCAATGCAAAATACGCAAAATACGGACCGAATTCTCCGTTAAAAACAGTGTAAATTCCAAAAGGTGCCACAAGCCCGATCAAAGCAATAAGGCCAAATCCAAATCTGGAAAGATAGATATCGAGTTTGGTTAATTGTTTCGCATTGTTAATAATGTAGCTTAAATAAAAACTTGTATTGAGGGCCATGGGGATCAAAACGGGTAGCAAATAGCGTTCTTTCTTTTCTGGAACCATTGAAAGCAGAATCACTGAAGAGAGAGTCCAGAGCAAAGAAAACAGGTAGTTTTTTTTGTTTTCGACTCTTTTGATCATCATTGGATACATCAAAGCAAGAAATGAGAAAAAGGTCCAGATACCCGATTGAACGAAAAAGCTCCAATAATGATAAAAAGGTTTTACGCTTCGATTGGCCCAGGAGTTGGCTTCTTTGTTCGCAATAGATTCAGCCGTACCCAAATCGGTCAGATAGATGTAAAATCCCCAGCTTAAGCCCACCAGGGCAAAGACAGCAAGGAAGACCAGCAAATAGCCAATCTTCTTGTTAAAGTTTTTGTATTTGAAGGTGATTCCATAGGCAATTAAAAATGGAAGGAATAAGGCAAACAATGACACAGGCCCTTTACTCATAAATGAGAACCCCAGAAAAACACCTGCCAGGATCCAGTTTTTCCAGGCTTTTTCTCCTGATTGAAAAGCTAGATACAATTGATAGATGGCATAGGTCATGAAACTATGAGTGAATATATCCCATTGCCCGTTTCGGCCTGAAAAAACAATATAAAATGAACTCGACAGAATAAGAGCGGCAATAAAAGACTGCTTTTTCTCCTGAAATAACTGAATTGCGAAACGGTAAAGCGTAAATATCAGAAAAACAGATGCAAGAGCAGCCGGAAGTCTCAGGGCAAAGTGGTTCGTCATTCCAAAAGCAGCTCCTGACAGGGCTGTCAACCATGTTGGTAAGGGTGGTTTTTCATACCTGGGCTCCAGATTCATCGTTGTATGTATCCAATTTCCATGCTCAAGCATTTCCCTCGCGGTAATAAAGTTTCGTGCTTCCATGATATTTACTTCCAGAAGGCCCAGATGTGGAAAGAATATACACAGACATGCCAGTGCTAAAAAAAGTATGTAGCGCTGATTATTCATAATTTGAACTTTTTATTAGATATATGTTACGAATATAAACAACAATACCAAAAAGATGTCCGACGAATAATACAGGATCCTTTCTTAAAATGGCATAAATAAGGATCAAGGATGATCCGGTTACACTAAGAACCCAGAATCCTAAAGGAAGAATGGATTCTTTCCGTTTCTCTGAATAAATCCATTGATATATAAACCTCAGGTTAAATACAACCTGGGCCACACTTCCCATTACGATGAGCCACCAAGGAATATTTTCATTTTTAAAAACCCTTTCAATATCAATCTGATTGTTGTTGAAGGAATACCACAAAATCAGAAACGGAGCAAAAATCAGAAACCCTCTAAGAAAAAGAGGCAGCTTTTTCCAAAAACCATTTAATTGTAAATTTCTTATATAGACAAAGTAGGTGATCACCTGCCCCAGCATGATGGCAAAATCATCTCGGAACCAACCGTAAACAAACAATAGAAAAGAAGCCAGGAGGCTAAGTTGCCAGAATATAAGCGGGGTAATTACTTTTTTTACCTTTTCCGATTGTATCCATTGAATGATCAGTCGTGAGGAAAACAAAATCTGAGCCGAAAACCCCAGACTATAAATGAGCCAGTCACTCATAATTATCGCTTTATCTCAGCAGAGGATTCTGCTATTTTATAATTGATATATTTTCGTTTCATCCAAAGATAGGCAAAGCAATCGGCCAAAGGACCAAATAAACGGTTCCATAAGTGATACTTGGCTTCACCTGCGATACGCGGAAAATGCCTTACAGGTACCTGTTTTATTTTACCATCCTGAAGTAAGATCATCGCAGGTAAAAATCGGTGTAAACCCTTGAACATAGGAATTCTTTTGGCGTAGTCCGTTTTTATGATCTTTAACGGACATCCGGTATCATCCATTCCGTCGTGCGTAAATGACCTTCTTATTCCATTGGCAATGGCAGACGACAAATTTTTAACAAAAGAATCTTTCCTGTCTGATCGTAGCCCGGTTACCAAGTCGTAATGATCGATTTCCGCAAGCAACAAATTAAAATCTTCCGGAGCTGTTTGAAGATCTGAATCAATATATCCGATAAGGTCCGTGGTGGAGTGGTCAAACCCTGCCTTTAATGCAGCACTTAAGCCTCTGTTCTCCTCAAAACTCAGATAGGAAAATCGATCATCTTTGTCGCAAATTTCTTGGATTTTGGTTTGACTATGATCTGTAGAGCCGTCATTGACAAGAAGTACTGTCGTCTCTGCCAGAGAAATTTCAAGGAAAGCTGTGAGTTCCTCTCCTAGCCTGGATATATTATCTTCTTCGTTGAATATTGGAACAATGATGTTAAGTGATCTTTTCATTTTTAATATCAACGTTTTCTCTCCATTATAATTGATACCATTTCTACGTTACCACCTATAGGCGGGTTGAGCTTTGACACTTTAATTTTTGCTTTTTTTACCAGGGGAATCTCAAGTAAGATTCGGTCAAGGATAAGGCTGGCAACGGTTTCCAGTAGTTTCGTCCGTACTGCCATTTCTTCTTTTACAATCTTGTTCAGGTGAACATAATCAACAGTATCGGCCAGATGGTCTGATTTTGATGAAGGTTGAAGGTTTGCTTTCACCGAAAGGTCTATCCTGTAATCTGAGCCAATTTTACCTTCTTCAACTAAACAGCCATGGTAGGCATATACTCTGATATTGCTGATTTTAATCGTCCCCAAGATGTAGAAATTTTTGCAAATATACTTATTCCAAGTTCATGGGGGCCATATTTCATTAAAAAGCAGAAGATCAGTTGAAAAGATTGATCAAAAACAGTATTTCTTAATAGTTGCCGTTCTCTGGATATTTTGCCATAAACTCTTCCACCTTATCAACCATTTTTTTACTTCCCACAAAGATTGGAACGCGCTGATGCAGCTCAGTAGGTTTAATTTCCAGGATTCTTTTGTAGCCATCTGTTGCCTTTCCTCCTGCCTGTTCCGCAAGAAAAGCAATAGGGTTACATTCATAGAGCAAGCGCAATTTACCCTGGGGGGACTTGGAACTCGTGGGGTACATGTAGATACCTCCTTTGATCATATTCCGATGGTAGTCTGAGACCAGGGATCCAATGTATCTTGCTGAATAGGGTCGGTTTCCTTTTTCCTCCTGACAGTATTTTAGATAATCCTTTACGCCTTGAGGGAAATGGACATAGTAACCTTCGTTAATAGAATAGATACTTCCATCTTCCGGGAATTTCATATTGGGATGTGACAGATAATAGGTTCCCATGGCAGGGTTCAAGGTAAAACCATTGACACCACAACCTGTTGTATAAACAAGCATGGTAGAGGTCCCGTAAACAACATATCCGGCAGCAACCTGCAGATTTCCGGGCTGAAGAAAATCATCTTTGGTTACTGGAGTCCCTATTGGTGTGACTCTCCTGTAGATGGAAAAGATCGTCCCCACCGAGACATTGACATCAATATTAGAAGATCCGTCCAAAGGGTCAATAAGTACAACATATTTATTGTCGTGTGATCTGTTTTTGCCTTCTATGATTACAAAATCATCCTCTTCTTCACTGGCAATACCACAAATAATTTCACGATTGATCAGCGTTTTCATAAAGACATCGTTGGCATATACATCCAGTTTTTGCTGATCTTCTCCCTGAATATTGGTGTCACCTGCGGCTCCGAGTATGTCTACAAGGCCCGCTTTATTCACTTCATGGTTCACTACCTTACTCGCAAGTTTTATAGAGCTAAGCAATCTTGAAAGTTCACCCGATGAATATTGAAAATCATTCTGATTATCAATGATATACTCTCCGAGGGTTTTTGTCTTATGCATTTTATCCGGGTTTAGGGGGTTACTATACAAATATGGTTATTTTTGTATACTTTAAAACGAAAATATGGAGATATTATTGAGGGAAGGAAAAAAATCTGATATGCCTTCGGTTTTGGAACTTATCAAAGAACTGGCAACTTTTGAAAACGAGGAGGATGCAGTAGAAGTCAGTGTGGAAGAACTGCTAAGAGATGGTTTTGGCGAACGTCCTTCTTTTAAAGTTTTTATAGGAGAGATTGAAGGGAAAATAGTTGGAATGGCACTATTTTATGAGCGTTATTCTACCTGGAAGGGAAAGTCAATCCATCTTGAAGACCTAATCGTCAGTGATGCTTATCGCGGAAGAGGAGTCGGAAAGGCCTTGTATACGAAAGTTATGGAGTATGCACATCAAAGAAATATCAAGAGAGTATCCTGGGAAGTACTTGACTGGAATCAAGTGGCGATTGACTTTTATGAATCTACTGGTGCTCATATCGTGGAAGGATGGCAGGTGGTGCATATGAATGAAGCATCTTTGAACAAGTTTGTCAGTAATACCTGAATTAGATTCGGGAGCAAAATATATCAATGGAAATATTCAAATTTGGGGGAGCCTCAGTGAAGGACGCTCTTGGGGTTAAGAATTTTAAAAGGGTTCTTGAGAAACTTGAAGCAAAAGATGTTGTAATCGTCATTTCTGCCATGGGAAAAATGACCAATGCCTTTGAAGGCCTTGTAAGGGCTTATGTGGATAAAGACGGGCACGTGGAGGAGCACCTGACTACGATTCGGAATTTTCATCTGGACATTTTGGACGATCTTGATTTTGATCAGGACGATTCAATTTTTGAGTCTGTAGAGGGAATATTCTCAGATTTATCCAATTTTTTGACAAAGAATAATTCAACAGATTACGATTATATTTATGATCAGGTCGTAAGTAAAGGGGAGATGCTCTCCACTCGTATTTGCAGTGCATATTTGAACCGAAGTGGTATCAGGAACAACTGGCTTGACGTCAGAAAATGTATCAAGACCAACAGTGATTTCAGAAGGGCAAGAGTACATTGGGAGGCCACTGAAAAAGCGATAAAAACTGAATTAAAGGGCAAGGGTATTACCATTACACAGGGCTTTATTGGAAGCGATAATTATGGCAGGACAACTACCCTCGGAAGAGAGGGCTCTGATTACACTGCGGGAATTTTTGCCTATTGTTTAGAGGCAGCTACGGTTTCTATTTTTAAAGATGTTCCGGGTGTTCTGAATGCCGACCCAAGAGAATTTGATGAAACCAGATTGATCGAACAGATATCGTACAAGGAAGCCATCGAAATGGCTTTTTACGGAGCTTCCGTTATTCATCCCAAGACCCTGCAACCCTTGCAGAGAAAGTCAATTCCATTAAGGGTCAGGTCATTTCTGGATACGGATGCAAAGGGAACATTTGTGGGGAGTGAACTGGATATCGTTCCCAAAACTTCCTGTTATATTGTCAAGAAAAATCAAATATTGATATCAATTTCCGATAAAGAATTTCATTTTGTTATGGAAAATGATATTAGTGAGATTTTTAGAATGTTGCACGAATTGAAATTAAAAGTAAATTTAATACAGAATTCAGCCTTGAGTTTTTCTGTATGTATTGAGGATAATTTTAATAATTTTGAAAGGTTGCTTCAAAATTTAGAACCAGGCTATAAGGTAAAGTACAATAAGAACCTTGTTTTGTATACGGTCAGGCATTTTGATGAAAAGGCGGTGGATGAACTCGAAAAAGGGAAAGAGCTTTTATTAAAACAGCGCAGCAGGGAAACCGTCCAGTTAATAGTTAAAGCATAAAGGTCAGATGAGTCTGGTTAATTCCAAGGAAATAGCAAAAGTTTTGAAGCTTGATAAATTCGGGTGGGCAGGGACAATTGTTGGATGGACCTTGCTGAAAACTTTGAGGATTTCCAAGTTAAACCGGATTTATGAACGCCATAAACATAAGGAAGACATTGAGTTTCTAGACGGTATTTTAAGAGATTTTAAAATTGATTTTGAGATTCCTGAAGACGATCTGGCGAGGATACCCAAGGAGGGCGCTTTTATTACGGTATCCAATCACCCTCTTGGAGGGATTGACGGGATTTTACTGTTAAAGTTATTGGTTGACAGAAGGCCGGATTATAAGATAATAGCCAATTTTCTTTTACACCGTATCGTACCATTGCAGAAATACGTGATGCCTGTTAACCCCTTTGAAGATCATAAAGATGCCAAATCGAGTGTGGCCGGAATAAAGAATGCCTTGCTTCATCTCAGTAATCGATTCCCTTTGGGAATATTTCCGGCGGGTGAAGTGTCGACCTTTAAAGACGGAAAACTAGTAGTTGACAAGCCCTGGGAAGAAGGAGCTATTAAGATCATAAAAAAGGCCAATGTTCCGGTTATACCCATATATTTTCATGCCAAGAACAGTAAATTATTTTACTTTTTATCCAGTTTGAGTGATACAATGCGAACGGCTAAGTTGCCTTCGGAACTTCTGACTCAAAAAAACAGGGTGATCAAAGTAAGAATCGGAAAACCGATTACGGTCAAGGAGCAAAACGATTTTCAAACGCTTGATGATTTTCATCTTTACCTGAGGAAAAAGACCTACATGCTGGCCAACCCTTTTGAAAAGGAGTCTTCATATATCAATGCCAAGAACTTTAAAATACCCAAGCCTGCCAAGGCCATTATAGACCCGATAGATACTTCCCTGATCGAGAAAGAGCTGAAAGCTTTGGACAAAAACGACTCACTATTATTCACCAGCAAAATATACCGAATTTACCTGGCTGACAGTAAGGACATACCGAATACCCTTAATGAGATTGGAAGGCTCCGAGAAGTTACTTTCAGAGAGGTTGGTGAAGGAACCAACAAGGCTCTCGATCTTGATCAGTTTGACGGGTTTTACAAACATCTCTTTTTATGGGATTCAAGTCAGAAACAACTTGTAGGAGCCTACAGGATGGGTCTTGGACAAGAAATTTTTAAGAAACGCGGGATCGAAGGATTTTACGTGAACGAGCTTTTTAAGATCGAGACTGAGCTGTTTGACATGATGGAGGCCACTATTGAAATGGGCAGGGCCTTTATTATCAAATCTTACCAGCAACGGCCCATGCCCCTGTTTTTATTGTGGAAAGGGATTGTGCATGTGACCCTGAGGTATCCTGAACATAAGTACCTGATGGGAGGTGTGAGCATCAGTAACAAGTTTTCCAATTTTTCCAAATCCCTGATGATCGAATTCATGAAGTCTCATTATTATGACCCGTTCATTGCTCAATATGTTCATCCCAAACAGGCATATAAAGTAAAATTGAACGTAGCCGACAAGGACTTTGTTTTTGATTCTGCCAAAGCAGATATGAACAAATTTGACAAGATCATTGATGAGCTGGAACCCGGTGATTTAAGACTTCCTGTACTGATGAAAAAATATGTCAAGCAAAACGCCAGGTTGATCGCTTTTAATGTAGATCCTAAATTCAATAATGCGGTGGACGGGTTAATGTACATCCGGATAGCTGACATTCCGGATACGACCGTAAAGCCAGTTATGGAAGAGTTCCAGGCCGAACTTGAACGAAAGTTAAACAACGAGAAATAGTCAATTAATTTAAAACCAGGGTTTCCTTCCCACCTGATAGGTCTGGTAGAATTCCTCATCCGATTTGGCGAGGTAAACAATTCCTTCAATTAGCCCGATGAGAGCGACAACTCCTGCTAGAAATCCTAAACTCAGTATACTGATGACCAGCATGATCAATCCTTCTTTCTGGTATCCAAGAATGAATTTATGAATGCCAAGGGCTCCGAAAATGATCGCTACGATTCCCGCCACGATCCTTTTGCTTTCATGGTCCGAACTTATTTGCTCATAGGCTTCTTTAGCACTTTCAGAAAATTCTGAAGCGGTACTTTTCACTTCCTCTTGAAAATCCTGGGTATTTTCATCGATTTCCTTAGCTATTTTACCCGCTTTTTCCTTAATTTTTTTGGCACCTTCCTCGATCTTTTTTTCCAGATCTTTGATGGGATCTTTTTTATTGTCTGACGTATCCATTGCCTTGATTTTTTGAAGTGGATTCTCTCAAATTTAAAGATTTTAATAATCAATTCCTATTCTTTGAGGTTCTTTAAATTTTACTACTTTTGAAGCATAAGGACAATTTATGCAAAGCAAAGAAAAAGTCGCGGTCATAGGAGGAGGAAGCTGGGCCACCGCCATCGTAAAGATGTTATGCGAAAATCTTGATGAAGTGGGCTGGTATATGCGAAGCTATTATATCATTGAACATATTAAAAGAAACAAGCACAATCCGAACTATCTTAGTTCGGCCTATTTTGATACCGAAAAACTACATTTTTCTGAAGATATAAATGAGATTATCGGCTATGCTGATTATTTGATCTTTGCTGTTCCGTCTGCTTTTCTTCAATCAGAACTTGACAAGATCAAGGTTCCACTTGATGATAAAATCATTTTTTCGGCCATTAAAGGG
This DNA window, taken from Lutimonas zeaxanthinifaciens, encodes the following:
- a CDS encoding MBL fold metallo-hydrolase — translated: MQIYPIETGNFKLDGGAMFGVVPKVIWQKTNPADNNNLIDMSLRCMLIEDGNRLILIDNGTGDKQSEKFFGYYFPFGEEDLDSSLKKLGFHRDEITDVFLTHLHFDHCGGSIRWNKDRTGYEPAFKNARYWSNKNHWDWAVKPNPREKASFLKENINPIEESGQLNFVPLAEKELLKSGPLGFDILFADGHTEKQMIPHIDYQGKKLVFMADLLPTVGHIPLPYVMSYDVRPLITMNEKAKFLNKAADEGYYLFLEHDAENEICTLKHTEKGVRLDQTFRFKDIFN
- a CDS encoding S8 family peptidase, with the translated sequence MMNNRLFLGLGLAIVLSGCSSTKNLHSVAVPEGSAVAVTIPAKKGAMSDDEIKAWPHADLMTDSIPGMSLDKAYEFLSNKKGTTVILGVIDSGIDKDHEDLKDNIWTNTDEIAGNGKDDDNNGYIDDIHGWNFLGGKGEATPEQLEVTRIYKMLGAKYEGKTRDDMNASEMDGFNYYQKVKKDYEKRIKEANENHDRYKQMKVYLNDADKATIAKLGKETYTIADLNSLDEAERDPFLMRVLGNGSTVEEANEQLDGGIEYYGAQVNTMYNPDFDGRTATGDDPYDIKDVPYGNAFTVGSLDDEMHGTHVTGIAMATRNNGVGMNGVAKNVKLLSVRGVPDGDEYDKDVALAIRYAVDNGAKVINMSFGKSYSPNAEWVYDAIKYSESKDVLLVHAAGNDHKNIDKSDNFPTDAPDKVKEITDNVITIGAMTRNYNEDLVASFSNYGKLNVDLFAPGYEIYSTIPKNEYKSIQGTSMAAPEVAGVACLIRSYYPELSASQVKHILMNSGTKVDLEVKLPGGEGKTVPFSDLSVSGRVLNAYNALKMADSMVNGNK
- a CDS encoding ArnT family glycosyltransferase, which codes for MNNQRYILFLALACLCIFFPHLGLLEVNIMEARNFITAREMLEHGNWIHTTMNLEPRYEKPPLPTWLTALSGAAFGMTNHFALRLPAALASVFLIFTLYRFAIQLFQEKKQSFIAALILSSSFYIVFSGRNGQWDIFTHSFMTYAIYQLYLAFQSGEKAWKNWILAGVFLGFSFMSKGPVSLFALFLPFLIAYGITFKYKNFNKKIGYLLVFLAVFALVGLSWGFYIYLTDLGTAESIANKEANSWANRSVKPFYHYWSFFVQSGIWTFFSFLALMYPMMIKRVENKKNYLFSLLWTLSSVILLSMVPEKKERYLLPVLIPMALNTSFYLSYIINNAKQLTKLDIYLSRFGFGLIALIGLVAPFGIYTVFNGEFGPYFAYFALTSVSLFTLGILILKWLRSAKYEYCFYGIIFFICSIILFAFPLVELTYNNEEYQSASNIRKIQETRNLDIYSMDSILPPELIYDLGEPIKRVRILKDLPEDRKFTFMTYDSIPDSLDVMFEAQFVTRFNINNWKIGSGRHQIRNTSNVFVLEKKQ
- a CDS encoding M1 family metallopeptidase, whose product is MKKQILLFFTILFLTNAFGQREHYWQQHADYTMDIDVDAEKFQFKGKQKLIYTNNSPDELHKVFYHLQFNAFQPGSDMDIRLQSIPDPDSRMSINEGTRENPDYKSRIASLGPDEIGYQKIQSLLQDGKEVDYEVSGTILIVNLNQPLQPGSKTTLEMEFDGQVPVHIRRAGRNNQDGVALSMAQWYPKLAEYDVDGWQLDQYIAREFHGVWGDFDVTIHIDRDYIIGGTGYLQNPQEVGHGYEDPSKKLNLPKGKKLSWHFVAPRVHDFTWAADPDYIHEKVMGENEVELHFFYKNDKPEVVENWKKLPEKTQKILSYFNKHIGTYPYKQYSVIQGGDGGMEYAMCTLIAGGKNFGSLVGTTAHEFAHSWFQFLLATNELKYYWMDEGFTQYISASCMNEVMDQKKELPNSNSYNGYFYLVKSGKQEPLTTLADHFDSNFVYSISAYSKGSVFLSQLGYIIGKDNLDKTLLRYYEDYKFTHPTPTDFKRTAEKVSGIQLEWYMNYWINSTKVIDYEVDGVDGNSITLKRTGSMPMPLDVHVVYEDGTTEDFNIPLRKMYGHKPTKAKVLESWAWVNETYIFETEKKAVEVKIDPKNLMADVNRENNQVTPTK